In Sebaldella termitidis ATCC 33386, one DNA window encodes the following:
- a CDS encoding EndoU domain-containing protein, with translation MLGYLSFFILHGTSSKLKKSTIFPETWSDTDIINSINQIGDTEAIGVRMRDQTTLHRGTVNGVQIEVMKIGSYTTSGYPTGGYPMDLIKNDFIPIIFE, from the coding sequence ATGCTGGGATATTTAAGTTTTTTTATACTACATGGAACAAGTTCAAAATTAAAAAAATCAACAATTTTTCCGGAAACTTGGAGTGATACAGATATAATAAATTCAATAAACCAGATAGGAGATACAGAAGCAATAGGGGTAAGAATGAGAGATCAAACAACTCTTCATAGAGGAACCGTAAATGGAGTACAAATAGAAGTAATGAAGATTGGGAGCTATACAACAAGTGGATATCCAACAGGAGGTTATCCTATGGATTTAATAAAAAATGATTTTATACCAATAATATTTGAATAA